GGTCGCCGCCGACAAGCGCGTCAAGGCCGTCGTCGCCAGCACCATGTACGACATGACCCGTGTCATGTCGAAGGGCTACAATGACAGCGTGACCCTCGAACAGCGCACGCAGGCGCTGGAGCAACTGAGCCGCCAGCGCTGGGAAGACGCCGAAAAGGGCACTCCGGCCTACCAGCCGCCGTACAACGAGCTGAAGGGCGGCGAGGCGCAGTTCCTGGTCGATTACCACGACTATTACATGACGCCGCGCGGATACCATAAGCGTGCGGTCAACTCCGGCAACGCCTGGACGATCACGACGCCGCTGTCCTTCATGAACATGCCGCTGCTGACCTACATCAAAGAAATCTCGCCGCGGCCGGTCCTGTTCATTCACGGCGAGAAGGCCCATTCGCGCTACTTCAGCGAGACGGCCTATGCAAACACCGCCGAACCGAAGGAACTCGTGATCATCCCCGGTGCCAACCACGTCGATCTCTACGACAAGGTGGACATAATCCCGTTCGACAAGATCGCCGGCTTCTTCAATCAGCACCTCGCTGCATAAAGCTGCCGGTGGCACTGGTGGCCCCTGGGCGACGCCGCCGCTAGGGCGCTCGCTCCACTAGCTGCCAGTCTGGATTCCACTCAAAGCTGGGTATTCAGTCCACAAGCCGAGCGGCAGCTTTGAGGGAATCTTGCGGCCCGCGCGAGCGGTTCGAATAGCCCTCAATCCGGAATCGCTATCCCATCTGATGGACGTGTCGAGCCTGATATCTTCATCCGCACAGCTTAACGCCGCGACTAATCCACTCTGATGGGACAGGCGTCCGCAGGCTGCCGTCTTGATTGCGCATCTGGAATGGGCGCGGATCGGGAAAGCCGCCAACTCCCATGGCCGCGCCGTTCAGTCCGTAAACTACGTTCGCCCGATCATACTGGATCGTCACCAGTGGTCTGCCATTCTGTGGGTGGGGGTGGCACCGAATGATGGCGGCATCAAATCGGAAATAGGGCCACCTATCGCCGTACTCGTCTCTGCTGACTTTGAAGCCTGGGCCATACTCGTTTGCCGCGATCAGATCACTGTTGATCTGTCGCAAATTGCTACTTTCAAAGGTTTGTGTCGATGGGGTGTTCATCTTGCCGCTTGGAGATGGCTCTTCGGAAGGTGTGCCCCAACTCCCGATTACCCACAATGACAGCAAGAGGCCACCAGCGATCCACCATCCTCGCCCCGTTCCTTTTTCGCCAGGTTGAGTCGGCTGGTATTTTTTCATTTCCTCATCGAGATACTGCTTTGCCAGTTTGAACTCCTGCGGCGTGATCTCTCCCTTCGCTCGCATCGCAGTCAGTTCGGCTAACGGATTGCTGGTATTCGACATACATCTACCCCTATAGATCGCTCGACTGATCTCGGGTGCTTCTCATCGCTGTTTCTTCCGCCGACGAGAACATGATGAAGCTGTCGGTCACTTTGTTCGCATACTTCATCATGGCGACCGTGTTGGGGGTGTCTCCCCACAAAAGCTCGCGCTGAATGAATTTCGCTCCGTAGCCGTTCTGGACTTCGGAGGTCAGGTTGACGCCCGGCTTGCCAAACTTCTTGAACATGGCGTCCTCCACCTGCTCGTAGAACTTTGAGTTGAACGACAGGCTGATCCGCTGCACCTTGCCGGTCTTGCTGATCACGAGGTTCATATCGGCAATCACGCCAGCAATTGTGACGGTGCCGTTGCAGACCTGCATGCCCGCATAGCCCGCACCGCAATCAACACCAAGCTTCTGCTTGATCGTCCGAGGCGTGGCCGGTGCGCCAACCACGATCCCCTTGAAATCGAACCACTGGCTGGTCGAGGCGGTCGGCACAGGCTGGGTATCTTCTCCACCGGCCTCCCGAAAATTGGCATTGGCGAACTGCGCCTCCATATACCGCCACATGTCGTTCACGGCCTCCTTGCCGTTCGTCTTCGCGGCTTCGCGGGCGAGCTTGTTGCATCTCGTATTCGCAACATCTGTCGCTTTGGGGATAGAAAGCTCAAGTGCGACATCGGCGTTTGCATTCAGCTCTGAAGTCGCCGTATTTGCCCAACAAGTCGTATAGGCATCCATCCGGTCATCTGCTCGCGCCGTGCTGATCATGACGGTCGCAAGCAGACTGGTCGCAATCAACTTCAACATCTTCGCTTTCCTGCCTTGGATTACAAATTCCCTGATGAAAGTAAGCTAATTCCTATTTCCTGCAAATAGATTACGGATTTTGGTAAATGTCTGAATTTACGTCCCTCACGTTACGCCGGTTGCCTCTCTACACAGGAGCGTGGAGAGCGGCATGGATGATCTGCGGAAAAGATTTGGACGGCTGGTCGCCGTTCATCGGCGCAAGGCAGGACTGACGCAAGATCAGCTTGCGGCTGCGGCTTCCGTCAGCGTCGATATGATTTCCAAGATCGAGACCGGAGCGACAGGGGCAAGGTTCCCCCTCATAGAACGGCTGGCGGAGGCACTACGGATCGATCCGGCGGAACTGTTCACAACGGAACTGCCTTCGACAAATCGGCGCAGCCCCGTTTTCACGGCACTCAGCATTCGGTTAGCCGGGCTGAATGACGACGATCTCATTTGGATCAATGGCGTTGTCGAAGCCGCGCTGAAGCAAAAGCGATAACGCGCTATCACGCAGGAAGATTTCGTGATCCGATTTACTCCCTAAGTAAATAATAACTATTTGATTTTATAAGATAAAAATCCAGAATTGGTTATGCAAACAACATTCAGGAGTTATGCGTATGACCAACAAGGACCCTTATCTCGACGAGAAGATTGCCACGATTGCCGACTTTGTCGGCAGGGACTTCATGCGTCTGGCACGGGAACTCCTGCAACTTCAGGAACAGCGATCCGATATGTTCGTTGAGGTGGCGGAGCAAGTCGGGATCGGGCGGCGCAAATCGTTTGCCCTGGCTCGCATCGCCCGCATCTTCAATGACCTCAACATTCCCGACGAACGGCTGAACCGCATCGGTTGGGCCAAGCTGAACCGTATCAGCGGTCACCTCGATGAAGACAACGCGCTCCATCTTCTGGCCTTGGCCGAAGATTACACCTTCTATGAGTTGGATGCGATCCTGAAGGGCAAGCAGCCGGTCGATGGGGCAAAGGTTCTCCTGCTCCACCTGCCTGAAGACATTCATTCTCGATTTCGGGAGGTGCTGATCAAGCATGGTGCCAGGCCTACGGCCAGCGGAGGGCTCTCCGGCAAGGAGCGCGCCCTGGCGAACCTTCTGGCAGAGCTGACTGATTCCTAAGATCTTGTCCGTATTGAAGGACGATTGTGCGATCCAACGTCTCGCCATGCCCGAAGCTGATCGCAGTTTCGGGCATTTTGCTGGTGGCAGCCAAACCGTCTTTTTCGTTAGATAACGGGTATTTCGACAGGTTGACCGCGTCATCCAGGATAGCTCCTGGCACACCAGCTATACCGCATTGTAAATAAACACTTTTTCTATCCTCTACTCTCCCTATCCTGATGGCCAGACCTGCCCGCATGGTGTCGGCAGGGGAACCGAGAGGCCGGAGCGATGTCGTCCGTGACGCGGCATGGCAGGAAGGGAACGGAGACGAAGGCTGAGCCTTCGCCTGACGCGTTTGTGCAATTAATTGCATTAACGCACATCCTTGCTCGCCAGGCTGCCCGTGAAGCTATCGCCGCCAGGAACGCCTCTCCGGATGCCGCAATACAGGAGAGTGACGCCGATGACCCCGCTTGATCTCAACCGCATGCTGACCCTGGAGGAAGCCGCCGACTTCGTGGCACTGAGCGACCGCACGCTCAGACGCAAGATCAAGGATGGTGATCTGATGGCGCACAAGTTCGGTCGTCTCTGGCGCATTTCCGAGAAAGACCTGCAGGCCTTCATCGACCAGCACAGGAAGAGCTGATCATCACCGTCCTGTAACGTTCTGATCTGGCAACGTAATTCCACTTATCGGGATAATGCCAGAGCCAACTTTGGACTTAAATTCGCATCGGTATTTTCCCGAATTTCCGCTCCTGACCACTTCTGTCCTGTCAGGGCCTCTCCCCTCACCTTCCGTCCAATTCTGACAACATCGAAAGGAGCATCGTTCATGGCAATCCGTATCATCAAGAGGGCTGTCGTCCGTAAGTCACCCGAAACTCTGGCTGATGTTGCCGGTCTTTTGGAGAAAGACGGCACGCTCCCTGGCAACCGTCGCCGCGATCTGATCTCGGCAATCAATTCCACCGCCCGACTGGCAGGACGCCAGGCCTTCGATATCCCCGCCGATGTTTCCGTTCTCCGCGACCTGTTCAAGACCCTTCACCCTGTCCAGGGTCGGATCAGTTCCAAGCGCGTTAGCAACATCCGCGCCGATCTCGCCGCCGCACTCCAGCATACTGGAGTTATCCCTACCCCTGATCCTGATACCGAACCCAGCATGGCCTGGCGCAAATTCCTCGACCATGCCACCGCGAAGCATCAGGCATGGTGCCTGTCGCGGTTCGCTCGCTTCTGCAGTCTTCGCCAGATCGAGCCGGCGAATGTCACTGATGCCGTCGTGCGGGACTTTCGCACCTGGCTTGATGTCCGTATCCTGACCAACGACCCCAAGAAAGTCGTCAAGGACACCGCGGTGGCATTCAATGCCATCATCAAGCGAGCTGGTCTCAACAACCCCTTGTTGACTACCGCCTTGGCCGGGCGCCATGTTGCCCGCCGCCTCGACACCTACCCCACTTCCCTTCGAGAAGACATCGAGCGCTACCTGAAACGCCTGCGTGAACCCGACCTGACCTCTGACGAAGGACCGCTCCGGCCGCTGCGCCCCACGTCGTTGCGCAACATCGAAGCACATATTCGCCAGGTTCTGGATGCCTCCGTCGCCGCCGGCTATCCGCCCGACCACTTCAAGACGCTGGCCGATCTCGTCGACATCGACGTCATCAGAGCGGCGGTTAGCCAGATGATCGAGCGGCGCGGAGGAGAGCTTGCCACCGGTCTCGGCAACATACTCGCGACGCTGCTGGCCATCGCCCGCCACTACGTGAAGGCAACCGCCAAGACGGTCAAGGGCCTTGAGATCGCCAACCGACAGTTCCATGCCCGCCGCGATACCAGTGAGCCTCGCCTGTCTCCCAAGAACGAACGTCGCCTGGAACAGTTCGATCTCGAGCGGAACCGCGAACTCCTGATCGAATTGCCGCACAAGCTCATGGCAAGAGCCGACAAACAGCCCGGTCGCAAGCACGCCGCCCTGGAGGCCATGATTGCAGCGGCCATCGCCGTGCTACTCGCGTGCCCCTTGCGCATGGCGACGCTCTCCGCGCTGGACCTGACGGAAGACATGAGCGTCATCGAAGAAGGCCGCACACGGGAATACCTCATCCACATCTCCGCAGAGAAAGTGAAGAACCGCCGGGAGATCGCCGCCGTCATTACAGGGCCGCAGGCGTCCATCCTGACACGATATCTCAAGCACCACCGCAAGCTTCTCGCCAAGCAGCCTGGTAATTGGGTATTTCCCGCCATCTCTGGCGGTCCGCGCACACCGGATCATTTCGGGGAGCTGATCAAGGGCAGGATCTTCAGGGAAACCGGTCTCGTCGTGCATCCGCACCTCATCCGGCATTTCACAGTAAGAACGTATCTCGAAGCGGTTCCCGGCGATTACGAGACGCCGAGGAAACTGCTCGGTCATGCCAGCCAGAAGATGGTCGCGACCGTTTATGCCCCGCTGGCGAGCCGGGCTGCGTTCAGGCGCTACGGCGACCTCATCAATCGCAGTGGCAATCGAACGAACAAAGGCACGATCAAGGGCAAGCGTAACAGGAAGCCGCGCAAATGACCGGTCCCATCGTTCCGCTGATCATCAAGTTCGAGGACTGGCCGGAAATCGACCGCAGGCTATGGGAACGGGCCTTCATTTCCGGAGGGCTGTTCGACACCACCGGCGTGTTCGCCAGTTGGTCGACCGGAACCCGCAGGCTTCATGGCCAGAACTACGGTGCGTGGCTGTCCTTCCTCCGGCGCAACCAGCCCGAACAGATCGACCTCACCCCGACCGAGCGCATCACGAAGGAAACCGTGATCGCGTTCATCGCCGAGGGCAAGGAACGCCTCAGGCTCCGCTCGATCTCCAATCAGGTGCTGACGCTCGCGGTCATCGCCAGGGGTTTTGAGCCCAATGGAGATTGGGCGTGGCTCTACCATGCGGCGCGGTCGCTCTACGAGCAATCCAACCCGCATCAGTTGAAGCCGCCCATCCCGATCGCCGCCGCCGACCTCTTCGAGTGGAGCCTTTCTCTCCTGAACCGGCTGGAAGACAGCCCCGTTTCAGATCCGGTGGTCCACGCCATGCGATTTCGCCAGGCGCTGATGGCCGGCCTGCTGATCGCCCGGCCTGTCAGGGTACGTGCGCTTATGGCCATGACCGTCAGCAAGCATGTCGAAGTATCGGAGCATGGCATAGCGCTGTGCTTCGCGGCGAAAGACATGAAGGACAAGAAGGCCCGGCGCATGCCGTTCCCCGAACCGCTCGTTCCCTTCATGCTGCGCTATCTCGACCACCACCGCCCGATCCTCCTGCGCCGCAGGAATTCCGATGCTTTGTGGATCGGCCAGCGCGGCAATCCCATGTCTATCGACAGTTTCACCTCGGGGCTTGCCCTGTTGACAGGGCGCGTCTTTGGACTCACCCTTCGGCCTCATGCCTTCCGCCATATCGCAGCGACCTCGATTGCCACCTATGCCCCGGAACATGCCGGCATCATTCGCGACATTCTCGGCCATGCGACGCTTCGGATGGCCGAGCAGCACTACAACCGGGCTACTGCAGTCGAGGCCAGCCGGAGGTTTCAGGAAGTGCTGCGCAACCTGCGCAGCGAAGGCCGCAGGCGGGCAAAGGCAGACCGGCACAGACACCGGAACAGTGAGAGGGAATGAGGGAGAACACCATGCGCGCCGCCATTTACGCTCGCTATTCCTCGGAACTGCAGCGTGAGGCCTCAATCGAGGATCAGCACCGCATCTGCCGCCGCCTTATCGACGAGCGCGGCTGGAAGGAAGCTAAACTCTATGCCGACCAGGGCCTCAGCGGCAGCTCGCACCTGCGGCCCGCCTACCAAGCGATGATGATGGATGCCCGCAAGGGTCTGTTCGATGTTCTCGTCGCCGAAGGCCTCGACCGCCTGTCCCGCGATCAGGAGCACATCGCCGCCCTCCACAAGCAGCTCCGCTATCTCGGCATTCCGATCATCACCGTGGCCGAGGGTGAGATTTCCGAGTTACATATCGGCCTGAAGGGCACGATGTCCGCCCTCTTCCTCAAGGACCTCGCCCAGAAGACCCATCGAGGCCTCGAAGGCCGCATCCGCGACGGCAAGGCCGCCGGCGGCATCTCCTACGGGTACCGGATTATTCGTGAACCGCTGCCCGACGGCAGCTGGACCACCGGCGAACGCGCCATCGACGAGCAGGAAGCCGCAGTCATCGAAAGGATTTTCCGGGACTATGTGAACGGCATCAGCCCGCGTGCCATCGCCGCCCGGTTGAATGCTGAGCGCGTCCCCGGCCCTGCCCGCGCATCCTGGGGCGCCTCCACGATCTACGGCAACTGGCGACGTGGGACCGGCATCCTCAACAACGAACTCTACATCGGCCGCATGATCTGGAACCGCCAGCATTTCGTGAAGGACCCGGAGACCGGCAAGCGTCAGGCCCGCCCCAATCCCGAGACGGAATGGGTGATCCAGGAGGTGCCGGAGCTTCGCATCCTCGAACAGGCGATCTGGGATGCCGTCAAGGAACGCCAAGGCGTCACACGCCGCGTCATGGAAACACAGGATCGTACCCTGCGCCCCGAGCGCGCACGCCGCACCCGTTATCTTCTCTCCGGTCTCCTCACCTGCGGCTGCTGCGGTGGAGCCTATACGCTGGTCGGCGGCCAGCATTACGGCTGCGCCAGCGCCCGCAACAAGGGCACTTGCGACAATCGCCGCATGATCCATCGCGACCGTCTGGAAGATCGGGTTCTCGGCGGCCTGCGCGACAAGCTCCTTCACCCAGACCTCATCGCCGCCTTCGTCGAGGAATATCAGCAGGAGTACAACAAGGCCATTCAGGCCGATCTCGCCACCCGGCGGATACGGGAAGCGGAGCTGACCAAGGTCGAGCAATCCATTGCGCAGATTGTCGACGCG
The window above is part of the Rhizobium sp. ACO-34A genome. Proteins encoded here:
- a CDS encoding resolvase — encoded protein: MRAAIYARYSSELQREASIEDQHRICRRLIDERGWKEAKLYADQGLSGSSHLRPAYQAMMMDARKGLFDVLVAEGLDRLSRDQEHIAALHKQLRYLGIPIITVAEGEISELHIGLKGTMSALFLKDLAQKTHRGLEGRIRDGKAAGGISYGYRIIREPLPDGSWTTGERAIDEQEAAVIERIFRDYVNGISPRAIAARLNAERVPGPARASWGASTIYGNWRRGTGILNNELYIGRMIWNRQHFVKDPETGKRQARPNPETEWVIQEVPELRILEQAIWDAVKERQGVTRRVMETQDRTLRPERARRTRYLLSGLLTCGCCGGAYTLVGGQHYGCASARNKGTCDNRRMIHRDRLEDRVLGGLRDKLLHPDLIAAFVEEYQQEYNKAIQADLATRRIREAELTKVEQSIAQIVDAIADGMYHPSMKEKMTALEARKSAICGELSALGEEEPLRLHPGLSSIYRRKVAALTEALNKDELARSEAVEVLRGLVSTIRLTPDDSGELEIELVGELGAIMLLGEADDKKPRYRGNEAYSITLVAGAGFEPAAFRL